A stretch of the Hydra vulgaris chromosome 09, alternate assembly HydraT2T_AEP genome encodes the following:
- the LOC136084812 gene encoding uncharacterized protein LOC136084812: MGSKRVKYGNWSNESLKLAVNAVLVDGCSKYSAAKQYKIPRQTLHDYIKRASVDNCVKKLSAGHPTTLSAFQEKELVEVLLTMSQRLFGLSPKDVKQMVFQLCEENGIIHKFNCGTKSAGKEWFRGFLKRHNKLYVRVAESMSLHRAIGFNRIKVNRFYDELEKIMFNANGMQIIPPSNLFNIDESGLSICHKPGKVVALKGKHSVGGLTSSERGKTITIVCCQSASGFFVPPMLIYPRIRVRPEFLDKTPVGSISGGSKHGWITTGLFEKWFDHFLLAVQPQSRNQPVLLILDGHSSHKKNLSVIIKARETNVIMLSLPSHCTHKLQPLDVSFFKSLKIFYDQEVGTWLRHHPGRPVTELEASELFGIAYGKAATVQNCQSGFKKCGIYPFDRNVFTEEDFAAAKATDHS; encoded by the coding sequence ATGGGTTCAAAACGTGTAAAATATGGTAATTGGTCAAATGAATCGTTAAAACTAGCAGTAAatgcagttttagttgatggtTGCTCGAAATATTCTGCtgctaaacaatataaaataccaaGGCAAACACTACATGACTATATAAAACGAGCGTCTGTTGATAATTGTGTTAAAAAGTTAAGTGCAGGACACCCAACAACACTCTCAGCTTTTCAAGAAAAAGAGCTTGTAGAAGTTCTTCTGACCATGTCACAGAGATTATTTGGCCTGTCTCCAAAAGATGTGAAGCAAATGGTATTCCAGTTATGTGAAGAAAATGGTATTATTCACAAGTTTAATTGTGGAACTAAGTCAGCAGGAAAAGAATGGTTTAGGGGTTTTTTGAAACGTCATAATAAACTCTATGTAAGAGTTGCTGAATCAATGTCATTGCATCGAGCCATTGGATTTAATAGAATAAAAGTTAATCGCTTTTATGATgaactagaaaaaataatgtttaatgcCAATGGAATGCAGATTATTCCACCATCAAACTTATTCAACATAGACGAATCCGGATTGTCTATATGCCATAAACCAGGAAAAGTTGTTGCCCTGAAGGGAAAACATAGTGTTGGCGGCTTAACAAGCTCGGAAAGAGGAAAAACAATCACAATAGTTTGTTGCCAATCAGCAAGCGGATTTTTTGTCCCTCCAATGCTGATTTATCCGCGTATTCGAGTGAGACctgaatttttagataaaacccCAGTTGGTTCTATTTCTGGTGGCAGCAAACATGGGTGGATAACAACTggtttgtttgaaaaatggttTGATCATTTTTTACTAGCAGTCCAGCCACAGTCAAGAAACCAACCAGTTCTTCTAATTTTAGATGGACAttcaagtcataaaaaaaatcttagtgttATTATAAAAGCTCGCGAGACAAATGTTATTATGTTATCACTTCCATCCCACTGCACACACAAACTGCAACCACttgatgtttcattttttaaaagcctcAAAATATTCTATGATCAAGAAGTTGGTACTTGGCTTCGTCATCATCCAGGTCGTCCTGTAACTGAATTAGAGGCTAGTGAATTATTTGGAATAGCTTATGGGAAAGCTGCAACTGTTCAAAATTGTCAGTCAGGGTTTAAAAAATGTGGAATATATCCATTTGATAGAAATGTGTTTACTGAAGAAGACTTTGCTGCAGCTAAGGCTACTGATCACTCATAG